The following proteins are co-located in the Deinococcus metallilatus genome:
- a CDS encoding IS5 family transposase (programmed frameshift) has product MGRTDLTEQQWAILAPLLPKNPKKGHAYKDHKPVLNGILWRQKTGATWRDIPERYGSWKTCHDRFTRWSRSGVWAEILAALHLKADAEGKIDWEGAAVDSTHVKAHRSAMGARKEPAKLGKKGALEDEWLGISRGGRTTKIHVLMDGKCRPLSVLISAGQASDPTYLVPLLEAVRVGRPGPGRPRKRPPTLRMDRAYGARKYRRALRARKIRCVCPERQDARKARLRKGKRGGRPPKFDAEAYKGRQVVERGINRLKDFRAIATRYEKRGHQFLAGVHLACILLWL; this is encoded by the exons ATGGGACGGACAGATTTGACGGAGCAGCAGTGGGCCATTCTGGCCCCACTGCTCCCCAAAAACCCCAAGAAGGGACACGCCTACAAGGACCATAAGCCGGTGCTGAACGGCATTCTTTGGCGTCAGAAGACCGGGGCAACGTGGCGAGACATTCCCGAGCGGTATGGGTCGTGGAAGACGTGTCATGACCGCTTCACCCGCTGGTCGCGCAGCGGGGTCTGGGCCGAGATTCTGGCCGCCCTGCACCTGAAAGCGGATGCTGAGGGAAAGATTGATTGGGAAGGCGCGGCGGTGGACAGCACGCACGTCAAAGCCCATCGCAGCGCGATGGGCGCACGAAAAGAGCCAGCCAAGCTGG GAAAAAAGGGGGCGCTCGAAGACGAGTGGCTCGGGATCAGTCGTGGGGGACGCACCACCAAAATCCACGTCCTGATGGATGGGAAGTGTCGGCCCCTCAGTGTGCTGATCTCTGCTGGGCAGGCGAGCGACCCGACCTACCTCGTGCCGCTTCTGGAGGCCGTGCGGGTGGGGCGTCCCGGTCCGGGACGCCCGCGCAAGCGTCCCCCGACCCTTCGGATGGATCGGGCGTATGGGGCGAGGAAATACCGGCGTGCTTTGCGGGCACGCAAGATCAGGTGTGTCTGTCCCGAGCGCCAGGATGCGCGCAAGGCCCGGCTGCGGAAGGGCAAGCGGGGGGGACGCCCCCCAAAATTTGACGCAGAAGCCTACAAAGGCCGCCAGGTCGTCGAACGGGGGATCAATCGCCTCAAGGATTTTCGGGCGATTGCCACCCGGTACGAGAAGCGTGGACACCAGTTTTTAGCCGGTGTCCACCTCGCTTGCATCCTTCTTTGGCTTTGA
- the rpmI gene encoding 50S ribosomal protein L35, with translation MPKMKTKKSMTRRVKVTGTGKVMAFKSGKRHQNTGKSGDEIRGKGKGFVLAKSEWARMKLGLLAKGK, from the coding sequence ATGCCTAAGATGAAGACCAAGAAGAGCATGACCCGCCGCGTGAAGGTCACGGGCACGGGCAAGGTCATGGCGTTCAAGAGTGGCAAGCGCCACCAGAACACCGGCAAGAGCGGCGACGAGATTCGCGGCAAGGGCAAGGGCTTTGTCCTCGCCAAGAGCGAGTGGGCACGCATGAAGCTCGGACTGCTCGCGAAGGGGAAGTGA
- the rplT gene encoding 50S ribosomal protein L20 has product MPRAKTGIVRRRRHKKVLKRAKGFWGSRSKQYRNAFQTLLNAATYEYRDRRNKKRDFRRLWIQRINAGARLHGMNYSTFIGGLKVAGVDLNRKVLADIAAREPEAFKVLVDTAKGARNQ; this is encoded by the coding sequence ATGCCACGCGCCAAGACCGGGATCGTCCGCCGCCGCCGTCACAAGAAGGTGCTCAAGCGCGCCAAGGGCTTCTGGGGCAGCCGCTCCAAGCAGTACCGCAACGCCTTCCAGACGCTGCTGAACGCCGCCACCTACGAGTACCGCGACCGCCGCAACAAGAAGCGTGACTTCCGCCGCCTGTGGATTCAGCGCATCAACGCGGGCGCGCGCCTGCACGGCATGAACTACTCCACCTTCATCGGCGGCCTGAAGGTCGCGGGTGTGGACCTCAACCGCAAGGTGCTGGCCGACATCGCCGCCCGCGAACCCGAAGCCTTCAAGGTGCTGGTGGATACCGCCAAGGGTGCCCGCAACCAGTAA
- the ppgK gene encoding polyphosphate--glucose phosphotransferase, whose product MSVILGIDIGGSGIKGAPVDTLSGKLVAERHRIPTPEGAQPDAVKDVVVELVQHFGHAGPVGITFPGIVQHGHTLSAANVDKDWIGLDADALFTEATGRDVTVINDADAAGLAEAKFGAGAGVSGEVLLLTFGTGIGSALIYNGVLVPNTEFGHLWLKGDKHAETWASDRAREHDDLNWKQWAKRASTYLQYLEGLFSPDLFIIGGGISKKADKWQPHIQTTRTKLVPATLQNEAGIVGAAMMADQRAQGQGS is encoded by the coding sequence ATGAGCGTGATCCTCGGCATCGACATCGGTGGGAGTGGCATCAAGGGCGCACCCGTGGACACTTTGAGTGGGAAGCTGGTGGCTGAGCGTCACCGTATTCCCACGCCGGAGGGCGCGCAGCCGGACGCGGTGAAGGACGTGGTGGTCGAGCTGGTGCAGCATTTCGGGCATGCCGGGCCGGTCGGCATCACCTTTCCCGGCATCGTGCAGCACGGCCACACGCTCAGCGCCGCGAACGTGGACAAGGACTGGATCGGCCTGGACGCCGACGCGCTCTTTACCGAGGCGACCGGACGCGACGTGACCGTCATCAACGACGCCGACGCGGCGGGGCTGGCCGAGGCGAAGTTCGGGGCGGGGGCGGGCGTGTCCGGCGAGGTGCTGCTGCTGACCTTCGGCACCGGCATCGGCAGCGCACTGATCTACAACGGCGTGCTGGTGCCCAACACCGAGTTCGGCCACCTCTGGCTCAAGGGCGACAAGCACGCCGAAACCTGGGCCTCCGACCGCGCCCGCGAGCACGACGACCTGAACTGGAAGCAGTGGGCCAAACGCGCCAGCACCTACCTTCAGTACCTCGAAGGCCTCTTCAGCCCCGACCTCTTCATCATCGGCGGAGGCATCAGCAAGAAGGCCGACAAGTGGCAGCCGCATATCCAGACCACGCGCACCAAGCTGGTTCCGGCCACCCTCCAGAACGAGGCGGGGATCGTCGGCGCGGCGATGATGGCGGACCAGCGCGCGCAGGGCCAGGGGAGCTGA
- a CDS encoding amidohydrolase family protein: MTADALLPGPHLPELLTCDVLFTGIGGGHSPGGVVVANGMIAGTGDPATLRASYPHARERRAGAVIAPPPVNAHTHLDMSAYEFRALPYFRWIPEVVMAQREKRGVAGAVAGADELVRLGVGAVGDIVWQAAALAPLLERTDLPGVLYFEVLSPFPERADDVFREARTTLEAARRLERPGGPRVGLSPHTPFTVSHRLMRLLTDYAAGEGLPVQIHVAEHPAEPELFRTGGGPIWDSMTRFPYPATFAEVIGRAPEPELTPVRYLDELGALAGRPTLVHMVNVTPEDIGRVARAGCPVVTCPRSNAHLECGTFPWAAFAAAGVEVALGTDSVASGESLDVREEVAFARTLYPELDPRLLVRAAVKGGHRVTGTPTPLLRRGEAWHAHYVW, translated from the coding sequence ATGACTGCCGACGCCCTGTTGCCTGGCCCCCACCTCCCCGAACTCCTCACCTGTGACGTGCTGTTTACGGGAATTGGAGGGGGGCACTCGCCGGGTGGGGTGGTGGTGGCGAACGGCATGATCGCTGGGACGGGTGATCCGGCCACGCTGCGTGCCAGCTACCCGCACGCGCGGGAGCGCCGGGCCGGGGCCGTCATTGCTCCCCCACCCGTCAATGCCCACACGCATCTGGATATGAGCGCCTACGAGTTCCGGGCCCTGCCGTACTTCCGCTGGATTCCCGAGGTGGTGATGGCGCAGCGGGAGAAACGGGGCGTGGCGGGCGCGGTGGCCGGTGCGGACGAACTCGTGCGCCTGGGCGTGGGGGCCGTGGGGGACATCGTGTGGCAGGCCGCAGCGCTGGCCCCGCTGCTGGAACGGACGGACCTCCCCGGCGTGCTGTACTTCGAGGTCCTGAGTCCCTTTCCTGAGCGTGCGGACGACGTGTTTCGTGAGGCCAGGACCACGCTTGAGGCGGCCCGGCGGCTGGAACGCCCCGGCGGCCCCCGCGTGGGCCTCTCACCCCACACGCCCTTCACCGTCAGTCACCGCCTGATGCGGCTGCTGACCGACTACGCGGCGGGCGAGGGGCTGCCCGTCCAGATTCACGTCGCGGAACATCCCGCCGAACCCGAACTGTTCCGCACGGGGGGCGGCCCCATCTGGGACAGCATGACGCGCTTTCCCTACCCCGCCACGTTCGCGGAAGTCATCGGGCGTGCGCCAGAGCCGGAGTTGACGCCGGTGCGCTATCTGGACGAACTCGGGGCGCTGGCGGGGCGGCCCACGCTGGTTCATATGGTCAACGTCACGCCGGAGGACATCGGCCGGGTGGCCCGCGCCGGGTGTCCGGTGGTGACCTGCCCGCGCTCCAACGCGCATCTGGAGTGCGGCACCTTCCCCTGGGCGGCGTTCGCGGCAGCGGGGGTGGAGGTGGCCCTGGGCACCGATTCGGTCGCCAGCGGCGAAAGCCTCGATGTGCGCGAGGAGGTGGCCTTTGCCCGCACCCTCTATCCCGAGCTGGACCCCCGGTTGCTGGTCCGCGCCGCCGTGAAAGGTGGGCACCGCGTCACCGGGACCCCCACGCCGCTGCTGCGCCGGGGCGAAGCCTGGCACGCCCACTACGTCTGGTGA
- the rpmE gene encoding 50S ribosomal protein L31 — protein MKKDIHPKAVPTKIIYQGKVVMETLSTRPEIHVDVWSGAHPFWTGEERFVDTEGRVDKFNKRFGDSYRKNKK, from the coding sequence ATGAAGAAAGACATCCACCCCAAAGCCGTGCCCACCAAGATCATCTACCAGGGCAAGGTCGTCATGGAAACCCTCAGCACCCGCCCCGAGATCCACGTGGACGTGTGGAGCGGCGCGCACCCCTTCTGGACCGGCGAAGAGCGCTTCGTGGACACCGAGGGCCGCGTGGACAAGTTCAACAAGCGCTTCGGCGACAGCTACCGCAAGAACAAGAAGTAA
- a CDS encoding thymidine kinase has translation MLKSPYHGGHLEVIVGPMFSGKSEELIRRVTRAVIARQRVAVFKPAIDDRYHAAHVASHAGRTIEAVAVRDAAVIRAHLAGEGPLLSSPEVELPEVVGIDEAQFFGPDLGPLVLDLAEAGVRVILAGLDLDFRAEPFGCIPDLLARAESVEKLTAICTVCGAPATRSQRLIGGQPARFDDPVVLVGAQEAYEARCRVHHEVRR, from the coding sequence GTGCTGAAGTCTCCCTATCACGGCGGCCACCTGGAAGTGATCGTCGGGCCGATGTTCAGCGGCAAGAGCGAGGAACTGATTCGCCGCGTGACCCGCGCCGTGATCGCCCGGCAGCGGGTGGCGGTGTTCAAGCCCGCCATCGACGACCGCTACCACGCCGCCCATGTCGCCAGCCACGCGGGCCGCACCATCGAGGCGGTCGCCGTGCGGGATGCGGCGGTCATCCGCGCGCACCTGGCGGGCGAGGGGCCGCTGCTCTCCTCGCCCGAGGTCGAGTTGCCTGAAGTGGTGGGCATCGACGAGGCGCAGTTCTTCGGGCCGGACCTGGGGCCGCTGGTGCTGGACCTGGCGGAGGCGGGCGTGCGGGTGATCCTGGCGGGCCTGGACCTGGACTTCCGCGCCGAGCCGTTCGGCTGCATCCCCGACCTGCTGGCCCGTGCGGAGAGCGTGGAGAAATTGACGGCGATCTGTACGGTCTGCGGCGCCCCCGCCACCCGCTCGCAACGCCTGATCGGCGGTCAGCCCGCCCGTTTCGACGACCCGGTGGTACTCGTCGGCGCGCAGGAGGCCTACGAGGCCCGCTGCCGCGTCCACCATGAGGTGCGGCGCTGA
- a CDS encoding GGDEF domain-containing protein, whose product MQAPTFDPVDRVALPGLALMLLGLQLALLRRWLTVHTAVGIAYAFSTLYFLVALVHQFAAFAPRTHMLAESTYWFPVLYAAAFLLYSPRRAAWLAGGTYLLALLLCLYHLIAGPGAGNAQLAGATMQFLLVGAVMIVLEATFCVQRVHLLAARDAAYRDALTGLANRRAAEEHLAALARAGRRFTLVLFDLDHFKAVNDLHGHATGDLVLRGVAQAAQSVLPSGGVAARWGGEEFLLLLPAQPAWQVKAMLDTLRAHLRDQRHGAVTGVTACFGVATAHQGEHPDDVLARADAAMYTVKRQGRNDILLADVRRTHHTALFDPPVLK is encoded by the coding sequence ATGCAGGCCCCGACCTTTGACCCTGTGGACCGGGTGGCGCTGCCGGGCCTGGCCCTGATGCTGCTGGGGCTGCAACTGGCGCTGCTGCGCCGCTGGTTGACGGTCCACACGGCGGTGGGGATCGCGTATGCCTTCTCCACCCTGTATTTCCTGGTGGCGCTGGTGCACCAGTTCGCGGCGTTCGCGCCCAGGACCCACATGCTGGCCGAGAGCACCTACTGGTTTCCGGTGCTGTACGCGGCGGCGTTTCTGCTGTACTCGCCCCGGCGCGCGGCCTGGCTGGCGGGCGGCACCTACCTGCTGGCGCTCCTGCTGTGCCTCTACCACCTGATTGCTGGACCTGGCGCGGGAAATGCCCAGTTGGCCGGGGCGACCATGCAGTTCCTGCTGGTGGGCGCGGTGATGATCGTGCTGGAGGCGACCTTCTGCGTGCAGCGCGTCCACCTGCTCGCCGCGCGTGACGCCGCCTACCGCGACGCCCTGACGGGACTCGCCAACCGCCGCGCCGCCGAGGAACACCTGGCCGCCCTGGCGCGGGCGGGGCGGCGCTTCACGCTGGTGCTGTTCGACCTCGACCACTTCAAGGCGGTCAACGATCTGCACGGGCACGCGACCGGGGACCTGGTGTTGCGCGGGGTGGCGCAGGCGGCCCAGAGCGTGCTGCCGTCCGGGGGGGTCGCGGCCCGCTGGGGCGGCGAGGAATTCCTGCTGCTCCTGCCCGCTCAGCCTGCCTGGCAGGTCAAGGCCATGCTGGACACGCTGCGCGCTCACCTGCGGGACCAGCGTCACGGCGCCGTGACCGGCGTGACCGCCTGCTTCGGGGTCGCCACCGCCCATCAGGGAGAACACCCCGACGACGTGCTGGCCCGCGCCGATGCGGCCATGTATACCGTGAAACGCCAGGGCCGCAACGACATCCTCCTGGCCGACGTGCGCCGAACCCACCACACGGCCCTGTTCGACCCCCCCGTCCTGAAGTGA
- a CDS encoding substrate-binding domain-containing protein: MRKPTIQDVARRAGVGVGTVSRVLNNHAAVKGATRELVLQAIAELDYTPNPHARRIAGGKSYTISVLLPVVTTEFYVRLLDGLESAFQEARYDVAIFPLLDRSRLERYLGSHTLAYQADGLVMVTYNLTQLFNERRLRNQQPTVLVDAYAEGVDCAFMDNVTGGRLAGEYAATLPGELYAIWVETELDQLFTTRVFEERRAGFRAALQGSGRTLRAEFTASFDALAARNVATALLDEAQLPCTVFASADLLAGALLDEARGRGLTPGEDVRVIGFDDQPWAAARGLTTLHQPVEQMGHEAAQLLLSRLGGYRGPARARRFEPHLIVRDTA; this comes from the coding sequence ATGCGTAAACCCACGATCCAGGATGTTGCCCGGCGGGCCGGGGTGGGGGTCGGCACCGTCTCCCGCGTGCTGAACAACCACGCCGCCGTGAAGGGCGCGACCCGCGAACTGGTGCTCCAGGCCATCGCGGAGCTCGACTACACCCCCAATCCCCACGCCCGGCGCATCGCGGGCGGCAAGAGCTACACCATCAGCGTGCTGCTGCCGGTCGTGACCACCGAGTTCTACGTGCGCCTGCTCGACGGCCTGGAAAGTGCGTTTCAGGAAGCGCGGTACGACGTGGCGATCTTCCCGCTGCTGGACCGCTCGCGGCTGGAACGCTACCTGGGGTCGCACACCCTGGCGTATCAGGCCGACGGGCTGGTGATGGTCACCTACAACCTCACGCAACTGTTCAACGAGCGCCGCCTGCGCAACCAGCAGCCGACCGTGCTGGTGGACGCCTATGCCGAGGGCGTGGACTGCGCCTTTATGGACAACGTGACGGGGGGGCGGCTGGCGGGCGAGTACGCGGCCACGCTGCCCGGCGAGCTGTACGCGATCTGGGTGGAGACGGAACTGGACCAGCTCTTCACCACCCGCGTGTTCGAGGAACGCCGGGCGGGCTTCCGGGCGGCCCTTCAGGGGTCCGGCCGGACGCTGCGCGCCGAGTTCACCGCCAGCTTCGACGCGCTGGCCGCCCGCAATGTGGCGACGGCCCTGCTGGACGAGGCGCAGCTTCCCTGCACGGTCTTCGCCTCCGCCGACCTGCTCGCGGGCGCCCTGCTGGACGAGGCGCGCGGACGCGGCCTGACGCCCGGCGAGGACGTGCGCGTGATCGGCTTCGACGACCAGCCCTGGGCGGCGGCCCGCGGCCTGACCACCCTGCATCAGCCGGTCGAACAGATGGGCCACGAGGCCGCGCAGCTCCTCCTCTCCCGCCTGGGCGGCTACCGGGGACCCGCCCGCGCCCGCCGGTTCGAACCCCACCTGATCGTGCGCGACACGGCTTGA
- a CDS encoding DUF421 domain-containing protein → MATHAGMGIDWSKVFVPETPLLEIFVRGTLTYLALFLMLRFVLKRESSGLGITDLLVVVMIADAAQNAMAGNYTSVPDGLLLVGTIIFWSWFLNWLGYHFPLFERLVHPAPLTLVKDGKMLRRNMRQELITESELLSQLREQGVRDLAEVRLACMEGDGSISVVTNDPPEPGQGRKKEQAT, encoded by the coding sequence ATGGCGACGCACGCCGGGATGGGCATTGACTGGAGCAAGGTGTTCGTGCCGGAGACACCGCTGCTGGAAATCTTCGTGCGCGGAACGTTGACGTACCTCGCGCTGTTCTTGATGCTGCGCTTCGTGCTCAAGCGCGAGTCCAGCGGCCTGGGGATCACGGACCTGCTGGTGGTGGTGATGATCGCGGACGCCGCGCAAAACGCGATGGCGGGCAACTACACCTCGGTGCCCGACGGCCTCCTGCTGGTGGGGACCATCATCTTCTGGAGCTGGTTTCTGAACTGGCTGGGCTACCATTTCCCGCTGTTCGAGCGGCTGGTGCATCCCGCACCGCTGACGCTGGTGAAGGACGGGAAGATGCTCCGGCGCAACATGCGCCAGGAACTGATCACCGAGAGCGAGTTGCTGAGCCAGCTCCGGGAGCAGGGGGTGCGCGACCTCGCGGAAGTCCGGCTGGCCTGCATGGAGGGCGACGGCAGCATCAGCGTCGTGACCAACGACCCCCCCGAGCCGGGCCAGGGCAGAAAGAAGGAGCAGGCCACGTAA
- a CDS encoding copper chaperone PCu(A)C, with amino-acid sequence MSTPTPLLAALALAAVLLPAAALNASQHPSTAAPQTSNVPLPLTVRDATVVAVPPGAAETSAFLTLQNTGKVPVVLTGVRTDLARHAMLMTTRRNAQGMTGMSMVQALTVPAGGTLKLSASGDHLMLMDLTRTPKVGEMVRLTLTARDGRTLTVNAVVRKP; translated from the coding sequence ATGTCCACACCCACCCCGCTGCTTGCCGCCCTGGCGCTCGCCGCCGTGCTGCTGCCTGCCGCCGCTCTGAATGCCAGCCAGCATCCTTCCACCGCTGCCCCTCAGACCTCGAACGTTCCCCTGCCCCTGACCGTGCGGGACGCCACCGTTGTGGCCGTGCCCCCCGGCGCTGCTGAGACGAGCGCCTTCCTGACCCTGCAAAACACGGGCAAGGTGCCGGTGGTTCTGACGGGTGTCCGCACGGACCTGGCCCGCCACGCCATGCTGATGACCACCCGCCGGAACGCGCAGGGCATGACCGGCATGAGCATGGTGCAGGCCCTGACGGTCCCCGCCGGGGGAACCCTGAAGCTGAGCGCGAGCGGTGACCACCTGATGCTGATGGACCTGACCCGCACGCCGAAGGTGGGGGAGATGGTGCGCCTGACCCTGACCGCCCGGGATGGCCGGACCCTGACCGTGAACGCGGTCGTCCGCAAGCCCTGA
- a CDS encoding SCO family protein produces MTDLPAPAPAPATRPWYVSALFALIAVLLLLGGAWVFARVRSPFPFYGTAYTPPVTAKSFSGTDQNGQPWTFQPGGTGRTTALFFGFTHCPNICPLSLAYLDKARQALPPEERARFDIVLVSVDPDRDTPARLKDYVDFFGKATGVHVPEPALSEVARQYGVAYQKADVKGEADYQINHTTATYLVDASGHLRVLWDYTQLPQVDRVVRDLRYVLENPAP; encoded by the coding sequence GTGACCGACCTGCCCGCCCCTGCTCCCGCCCCCGCCACACGGCCCTGGTATGTGTCGGCCCTGTTTGCCCTGATCGCGGTGCTGCTGCTGCTGGGCGGGGCCTGGGTGTTCGCGCGGGTCAGGAGTCCCTTTCCCTTCTACGGCACCGCCTACACGCCTCCGGTAACGGCCAAATCCTTCAGCGGCACCGACCAGAACGGGCAACCCTGGACCTTTCAGCCGGGCGGGACGGGCCGCACCACCGCGCTGTTTTTCGGCTTCACGCACTGCCCGAACATCTGCCCCCTGAGCCTCGCGTACCTGGACAAGGCGCGGCAGGCCCTGCCCCCCGAGGAGCGCGCCCGCTTCGACATCGTGCTGGTCAGCGTGGACCCGGACCGCGACACGCCCGCCCGCCTGAAGGACTACGTGGACTTCTTCGGGAAGGCGACCGGGGTGCATGTGCCCGAACCCGCGCTCTCCGAGGTGGCCCGCCAGTATGGTGTGGCCTACCAGAAGGCCGACGTGAAGGGAGAGGCCGACTACCAGATCAACCACACCACCGCCACCTACCTGGTCGACGCCTCCGGGCATCTGCGGGTGCTGTGGGACTACACCCAGCTTCCGCAGGTGGACCGGGTCGTGCGTGACCTCCGGTACGTTCTGGAGAACCCCGCCCCATGA
- a CDS encoding cytochrome c oxidase assembly protein: MTVPAPNLNPGMADLLVLHFDPLVWLPVLAVTAFYLWRFAQARRTPAGQARWPVWKVVLFLLGMVLLILATQSAATAWTLNSMALYMGRLMVLAEVVPPLLVLGLPRGVQIDPRRPLGRVLGVLLDPWVALAIWAAVIIFWNVPAGFNASVVTNTAAALLPALYLLSSLLVWSVVLRPLPSVQPAHIGSRGWFGLLAALPMMAVAAVWLYSQRVLYTPYVSALCLWNLTPLQNQQISGWIMMLAGLPAMALAFVQLMAWLIQLADGGTQPPAAKG; this comes from the coding sequence ATGACTGTCCCTGCCCCCAACCTGAACCCCGGCATGGCTGACCTGCTGGTCCTGCACTTCGATCCGCTGGTGTGGCTGCCGGTGCTGGCCGTGACCGCCTTTTACCTCTGGCGCTTCGCTCAGGCGCGGCGGACTCCAGCGGGGCAGGCCCGCTGGCCCGTCTGGAAGGTCGTGCTGTTCCTGCTGGGCATGGTGCTGCTGATCCTGGCGACGCAGTCCGCCGCGACCGCCTGGACGCTGAACAGCATGGCGCTGTACATGGGCCGCCTGATGGTCCTGGCGGAGGTCGTGCCGCCGTTGCTGGTCCTGGGGCTGCCGCGCGGCGTCCAGATCGACCCGCGCCGTCCGCTGGGGCGCGTCCTGGGTGTGCTGCTGGACCCCTGGGTCGCGCTGGCGATCTGGGCCGCCGTCATCATCTTCTGGAACGTGCCCGCCGGATTCAATGCCTCGGTGGTCACGAACACCGCCGCCGCGCTGCTGCCCGCGCTGTACCTCCTGAGCAGTCTGCTGGTCTGGAGCGTCGTGCTGCGGCCCCTGCCCAGCGTGCAGCCCGCCCACATCGGCTCGCGCGGGTGGTTCGGGCTGCTGGCGGCCCTCCCGATGATGGCGGTCGCCGCCGTGTGGCTGTATTCGCAGCGGGTGCTGTATACACCGTATGTCTCGGCGCTGTGCCTCTGGAACCTGACGCCGCTGCAAAACCAGCAGATCAGCGGATGGATCATGATGCTGGCGGGGCTGCCCGCGATGGCGCTGGCGTTCGTGCAGCTCATGGCGTGGTTGATTCAGTTGGCGGACGGGGGGACACAGCCTCCGGCGGCGAAAGGGTAG